DNA from Balaenoptera musculus isolate JJ_BM4_2016_0621 chromosome 4, mBalMus1.pri.v3, whole genome shotgun sequence:
GAAGCAGGGGCAGAGCATAAGTATACAAAAATAGAGATGAACTGAAAActccatttaagaaaaatttcactTACCTTTGTATCAAATGCCTGGGGCAGATGCAAAACTtatgctttgaaaaaaatctatttggcAAACTTGCTTTTAACTGCTAGTAACAGGCAgagaaatatacataaaactgGTTTTATTTCATAATAAGCTGTCTAGAGATAGGCAGCGGCTAGTGTTCGATCAGTAGTTTAACAGCTTGAGGACTGGCATCTCTGTGGCTCTCTTGGCCCTTCCTTCCCTCGTGGTTGAAAGGACTActgcagctccagccatcacTTTGGTATTTCggacagaaagagagggaagatGTGCCCTAGCTGCATCTATCATTTTAATCAGGGAAGCAAAAGTTTTCCCAAAGGCTCCCTGGCCCCCCCGCCCCGCAGCTGCAAGAGAGCCTGGAGAGAGTGAGCATTAAACTTTCCCAGGTTCTTAGTGGAGGCAGATAAAGGGGAAGGGGATTGGGAATAAGTGGCAAGTTATCACCAACGCTATCGTCCTCAAATATAATTAACTTCTCTCTCAAAATAGGTAGTTTATTTATATGTCAAGACATGTCTATCAAcaattttaagattataaaactCAGTTCTGCATTCaatcatgaatatttttaacaGATGCATTTCAGCTATactacttttcctctttttccccctTAACATTTTAGAATGGGACTAAAGTgaaattacttaatctttcaAGAAAGAGTCGGGGAGAAAGTCAAAAGACCAACAGCAGCAAAACACTTTCAACTACTCCTCTGCTCATTGTCCTTCCACACCAAAGAACATCTGGAAAACATCCCCACATCCTTTGCCATTTAAAAACTGATACAGTTGACCAAAGTCCATGTGGTTTCCTCTGGCTCCATTAACACTGAATACTTTttcttcaaaaactgaaaattttctttgtctttccattTCCTCAGTTGTACCATCAAAAGCAATGTCTTCTCGATGGCGAATTAAAATTCTCTTCCAGTTTAATTTTCTGAGTCTGAAAGAAATTTTCAGaggagaaattttgaaaatgtgttgTGTATTCTAAAGCACTGAAAATAGAAGTTATAAAACAGATTCCTCAGTGCCTTTTCCTAGAAGTAAAGAAATCTACTTTTATCTcccatggattttattttaatcaaatatgATTCTGGTTATAATCCCACCCCCAAACTCACTTATTGCCATTATCACTGCCTCGTATTAGCATTTTAGAAATGTGGAAATTGCTGAATCTCGACCTCCCAAAGGGACTTCTCAGAAATGAGAAGATTAGAAACCCCCTTGTTTCACAGGGTTCACACAACTTACAGCATCACTAAGATGATGGAAGAACCAGATCCATAGACATGGAGGGGACAGTAGACACCATCTTGGGCAGGGGCTCGATTTAACATCTATCTACAGAACATCTTCTCTGCGCCCTGTATTAGGCGAAGGGAGTGATGCTGATCATATGTGAGTGCTGTTTTAGACTGAGTGCCCATACATACTGATTTCCACATCTCTAGTGTCGTGTTTAGTACTAAAATTATTGACAAGGCATACAAAAGTCGTGAAAGCCAACCTTGACCAGAATTCTTCACAGGCACTTTGTGGGCCTTCCACACACACAACACCAGGTTTCCCAGGCATGCTAAACCCAGATAGGGAAAGCTCCTTTGCCCACTctagaatgttctttcttttgcatttgttgtagatGTGATGGCTGTAGATCCAGAGTCTTGTGAGAATAAGGTCAACTGGCTGGACTGTACTTCCTGGAGCAGGGGAAGGTGTGGTGTCTTTGCTGACATAGCCAGAAGCGTGTTCTCTAACCCACTCTGTGGCATTCAATATACAGACATCTCCGAGACAATTCTTTTGTAGGTATGTGGTCAGATCTGTATTCAGCTGAGCCTGCTGGGATCTACTTAATAATACTGATCTGATGGAAAAGATAcgggattaaaaaattaaatcaattttcttggaacagaaaacaaacttgagaATTGCTTTTATTCTCAGATTAGTTTTGACCTCTAGAGTTGGCCAGTTTCTGTACCATACCTGACAGTAATTTCAGGCA
Protein-coding regions in this window:
- the RWDD2B gene encoding RWD domain-containing protein 2B gives rise to the protein MIEIEQAEAQLSELDLLASMFPGVNELIVNDQLALAELKDCIEKRTMEGRSSKVYFTITMNLDIPEEAMVMFSLACVLPFKYPAVLPEITVRSVLLSRSQQAQLNTDLTTYLQKNCLGDVCILNATEWVREHASGYVSKDTTPSPAPGSTVQPVDLILTRLWIYSHHIYNKCKRKNILEWAKELSLSGFSMPGKPGVVCVEGPQSACEEFWSRLRKLNWKRILIRHREDIAFDGTTEEMERQRKFSVFEEKVFSVNGARGNHMDFGQLYQFLNGKGCGDVFQMFFGVEGQ